The genomic interval TGTGTTTCGGCAGTAATCCGGCAGTTTTTCTGACCAGGGCATAAAGTCCTTTAGGATAGACGGGGTGGTCTTAAAGTCAACCCCCGGCATTGTGCTGAGGATATGAACCAGATACATAAATACGTTGAGTTTATTGGCCTTTGCCGTTTCCACAATACTGTAGACAACGGCACTGGCTTGGGCTCCTTTAGCTGTATCTGAAAACAACCATCCTTTTCTGTTATGTGCTTGAGCGCATAACAGAAATTATGTGCTCACTTAATTTATGTGCTCAAGATAACTAATTGTAAAAATGAATAGCAGCATTTTATACTTCAAG from Phosphitispora fastidiosa carries:
- a CDS encoding transposase domain-containing protein produces the protein MFSDTAKGAQASAVVYSIVETAKANKLNVFMYLVHILSTMPGVDFKTTPSILKDFMPWSEKLPDYCRNTKD